The genomic window CCGCCGAGCGTGCAAACGCGACAAAATCAAGAGCCGTATTCTGGTCATGCACGATGCGCCAATTACCGTCCTCCAACTGAAAAACGTAGAGAAGCCAAGTGCTGAATGGCTCGTCCTCTGCCTTTGCGCGGTACTGGTACTTAATTAGTGCAATGGCCATATCTTCGCCGACGACTTTATGAGCAACTTCTCCTTCCCATATCCAGTTTGGATCTTTAAACCATTGCTCATGAATGTCTATCAGCTCAGTTGGTGTTGTGAATGCATGCCCGTTTTGAACAATCGTATACAGCGTGTCGTTGCGGGTCAGATTTGCCTTGAAGGCGTCAATATCTCGATTAGTAATGCTATCTAAATGGGCTTGAACAGCCTTATCAAAGTCTGGCTTCATAGTTGCTCCTTGGTTACAGGAAGTAAGTAAAAAAGGCAAAAAAATCAAGAGGGAAACTACACTGGCCATTTTACTCAGAGCAACTCGTTGGCTCCCTCTTGGTGTGTAGTCCTTATTCGTTCTGTATCTATACATAAAAACTTCCTCAGCTTACGTCGTGTCAGGAGCCAAAATGGCTCACTTGTAGTCGATTGAGAACTTCTTAAATCGACATGCAAAATCTGAATTCGACGATTCGACGATTCGACGATTCGACGCCTAACGCATAGCTAAACGGC from Saccharophagus degradans 2-40 includes these protein-coding regions:
- a CDS encoding DUF4440 domain-containing protein — encoded protein: MKPDFDKAVQAHLDSITNRDIDAFKANLTRNDTLYTIVQNGHAFTTPTELIDIHEQWFKDPNWIWEGEVAHKVVGEDMAIALIKYQYRAKAEDEPFSTWLLYVFQLEDGNWRIVHDQNTALDFVAFARSAGIEIK